CAATTGCAACAGCTTGATCGGGAGATCCGGGCGACGGTCGCAACCTTTCCGAAACGTCTCTTTGTTGCGATCCATCCCTCCTGGCGTTATTTTGCCCGCCGCTATGGACTGCCGGAAGGGGGGGTGATTGAGAAAACGCCGGGGAAAGAACCGACGCCGACGGAGTTGATCCGGATGGTTCAACGAATTCGGAAGGCGGGGGGGGCGGTGATCGTCGCAGAACCGCAGTTAAATGACAAAGCCGCCCGTGTTCTGGCGGCGGAGACAGGCGCTGTGATCGTCCGGATGGACCCCCTCGGCACACCCGGGGATGCAGAGCGATCAACCTATCTGAAACTGATGCGCTACAATCTGAGTCATCTGAAACGAGGTTACCTGACCGTTGTGGATTTCGGGGGAGGTGCCGGGTGACAAAGGAACGGAAGGTCGTTGTCGAAACCCGTCACCTCCATGTTGCCATCAACGGTTGTGCCGTACTGAAGGATGTGAATCTGCGTCTCCTTGAAAACTCCTTTACCGGTCTCATCGGTCCCAACGGGGGAGGGAAGACTACCCTCCTTCGAACCTTGCTCGGTTTAATTCGTCCGGAGAGCGGGGAAGTCCTTGTTGAAGGACAACGACTCGGGACGGGCAGGAAAGGTGCCTGGGTGATGGGGTACGTTCCGCAACAGATCCGGATCGACAGGCGGTTTCCCCTTTCCGTACTCGATGCAGTTGTCATGGGGCGTTACGGGACGATCGGACTGGGGCGCCGTGCCGGTCGCAGGGATCGGGAAATCGCTCTCGACTGTCTTGATCGTGTCGGTCTGGTACACTTGGCCCGCGTCCGGATCGGCGATCTTTCCGGAGGGGAACAGCAGCGTGTTTTTATTGCCCGCGCCCTTTCCGCCTCTCCGAAGGTCTTGATTCTTGATGAACCGATGGCGGCCGTCGATGTGGCGGCACAGGACGGTTTTTACCGTCTGATCAAAAAGTTACAGCAGAGCTATTCCCTGACCGTGGTCATGGCAACCCATGACATCGGGGTTGTACCGATTTACTGTGACGCCATTGCCTGCCTCAACCGGACGCTCCATCTTCACGGTCGTCCGGAGGAGATCCTGAAGAATGAGGTTTTCAAAAAGCTCTACGGGTCGGAAGTGGAAGTGGTGATGCACGGAAAGCTTCCCCACCGGATGATCGGAGGCCATCCGCATGGCTGAAATCTTTTCCTACGGATTTATGCAGAAAGCGTTGATGGCCGGCGCCATGGTCAGTGTGATCTGCTCCCTGATCTCTTTTTTTGTCCTCGTGAACCGTCTCTCCTTTATCGGCGTCGGGATTTCCCATGCATCTTTCGGCGGTGTGGCCATCGGTGTCGCCTTGGGTGTGGATCCCACACTGTCGGCAATTCTCTTTGCGGTCCTGACCGCCTGGCTGATCGGTCTCGTCAGCCGAAAGGGGATGCTCCATGAGGATACGACGATCGGGATCTTCTACGCCGCCGCCATGGCCCTGGGGGTCGTGATTATCGGACTTTCAAAAGGATACAACGTCGATCTTTTCGGTTATCTCTTCGGAAATATTCTGGCCGTTACCCGGCAGGATTTGTGGCTGATCCTGTTTCTGGGGCTTTCCGTGATCGGGCTTTTGGCCTTCTTTTTCAAAGAGCTTCTCTACATCAGTTTTGATGAAGAGTCCGCCCAGGTGAGTGGTGTCCCGGTGACCTTTCTCTATTATCTTCTCCTGACCCTCATGGCGGTGACCATCGTCATTTCCATGAAGGTCGTAGGGATCATTCTCGTTTCGGCGCTTCTGGTGATTCCCGCTGCCGCCGCCTATGAAGTCAGCGGTGATTTCCGAACCGTTCTCATTGTTTCCGTCTGCATCGGTCTCCTCTCCGCCCTGGGCGGTCTTTTCCTTTCCGTCCGGTTGAATACCGCCTCCGGTGCTACGATTGTCCTCCTTGCGGCTGCGATATTTCTGGTCTTTTTCATGTTCCGGTTTCTCCGGGACCGTTTTTTCAGTTTTTCTTCCGGGACCCGGTGTGCGGTGGAGAAGAATGGGGACTGAAAAGATCTTCTGCGGTTTTGATCACCAGCGTTACATCAAACAACCGACAACCTGCCCTTCGTGGGTCCCCCCGTCATCGGCCCGCATACGGGTGAAGCGATTCGGCCCGTTGAAGATTCTTATCCCATTTTCGTAGGCTGCCTTTTCTTCATGGGTGAGCCAGATCACCCCGGGGTTGTTGCATCGACCGCAGATCAGCGCCGTATCGGGGTAGCCGACCGGTTTTACATAAGCCACATATTCCTGTTTCCTTCCCCGGGGCCAGCAGTGGACCTCGATACACCTGCAAATTGACATTCTTGCCTCCTTGACAGAAATATCCTGCACTGATATTTTGGTGCAAAGATACAAATAACGATACAGGCTTTCATATTGTATATCATGAAAGGAGAGGGGATGTATACCGAACCGGATCGATCGATCAACTACGTCCTGGTTGCGATTATCATCATTCTGCTGGGATGCGCAATCTTTTTCTATGTCGAACGGGACCGGGTGGGGCAATGGCTCTCAAAGGATCGGATTGAACAGGAGAAGTCGGCTCTTGAAGAGAGGATTGCCACCCTGGAGGATGAGGTCTCAAGCCTGAAAAAAGAGGCAGCCCTGCAAGCCCCGCCGCAGGCGGTTCCGGAGGCCCGGAAAGAAGAGGTCTTCGGGAAGAAGCAGGAACCCGTATCGAGGGGAGAAGAAGAAAACTCTCCTGCAACATCTTCCACGGAAGATGAATGCCGTGACCTGAATAACCGACTGGACCATTTCTGCAACTACCTGAATGGCCGGGAATATGTTTCCGCTTACGGATTGAAAGAGGGGGTTTGCCGACATTTTCAGGATTTGCTCCCCCGCCTGATGAAGAGGCCTCCCGTGGTGGTTCGGGAAACGGATGATCTGTTGCGGGTCCTTCACAATAACGCCCATTTCTTCCGGGTCCTGGGAAAGAAGAACACCCTTCTGCTGCGGGACATTCTCCGCTATGACGGGGATATGATGGAGTCTGTTTTTGCACTTCTCTACCGGACGCTCACAGAAGGTGTCTCCTGCAGGAAAGCGGGAGCGGGCCTGTCGGTTTCACTTCCCCTGCGGGGAAGCTATGATTATGCCGTCTATTTTCTGAATACCCTGGGGGGGCGCTCCTATCTCATGCGCAGGGATTCCCGGGTGCGGATGCTGACACAGTATTACTCCATTCTCATCCTCGACCGGGCCAATGACGCCCACCTCAACCGGTGGGGAATGGATATTCGTTATCCCTTGAATGCCCTGATCTCGGATATCCGGGGGGCGGCCAATCTCGAAAAACGGACGGAATATTTACATACCCTGAATGTCTTGCAGAAAAAATATCGTAAACGTTACGGGGCCGCGGGATGATTCGCCGTTTTCTCTTTCCTGCCGGCCGTCCCGCCGGAGGCCGGCGCTTTTGCGGAGACGACCAGTTTCGCCGGATCTTTCATGATCCGTTCGGCCTTCCATTCCGAGAGGTAAAAGGGATAAGGACTTTCCGAAGAGGTCGCCCGGTAACGGTTTCCCACCTTTTTGAAGATCCTTACCGTGTATGTTTTCGTCCCTTTCAGTTTGACCGAATAGATCGGCGTCTCCGTTTCCTTCAGGCCTTTTGAATCCTCAATGAAACCGTCGCATCGCAGATGAGTGAGAGCAGCGACCACTTCGTCTATTGCCCCTTCCTCTGCCTTTTTTCCGTCGGGGGTCTGCCAACGCTCTGGTGGGGGGACGGACTCGGCGCTCTTCTCTTTTTGAGGCTCTTCCGA
The DNA window shown above is from Deltaproteobacteria bacterium and carries:
- a CDS encoding metal ABC transporter ATP-binding protein, whose amino-acid sequence is MTKERKVVVETRHLHVAINGCAVLKDVNLRLLENSFTGLIGPNGGGKTTLLRTLLGLIRPESGEVLVEGQRLGTGRKGAWVMGYVPQQIRIDRRFPLSVLDAVVMGRYGTIGLGRRAGRRDREIALDCLDRVGLVHLARVRIGDLSGGEQQRVFIARALSASPKVLILDEPMAAVDVAAQDGFYRLIKKLQQSYSLTVVMATHDIGVVPIYCDAIACLNRTLHLHGRPEEILKNEVFKKLYGSEVEVVMHGKLPHRMIGGHPHG
- a CDS encoding metal ABC transporter permease, which codes for MAEIFSYGFMQKALMAGAMVSVICSLISFFVLVNRLSFIGVGISHASFGGVAIGVALGVDPTLSAILFAVLTAWLIGLVSRKGMLHEDTTIGIFYAAAMALGVVIIGLSKGYNVDLFGYLFGNILAVTRQDLWLILFLGLSVIGLLAFFFKELLYISFDEESAQVSGVPVTFLYYLLLTLMAVTIVISMKVVGIILVSALLVIPAAAAYEVSGDFRTVLIVSVCIGLLSALGGLFLSVRLNTASGATIVLLAAAIFLVFFMFRFLRDRFFSFSSGTRCAVEKNGD